In Ctenopharyngodon idella isolate HZGC_01 chromosome 2, HZGC01, whole genome shotgun sequence, the following are encoded in one genomic region:
- the LOC127496659 gene encoding RNA-binding protein 25-like: protein MEGQTDRERRTERWTDRWKDRQTERRKDRRTERWTDRWKDRWTERQKDRETGKWKDRRTDGRTDGQRWTERQKDRWTERWKDRWTERRTDRRKDRWTERWTDRWKDRWTEKRTDRWNGRLTERWTERQKDRWTDRRTDGQRDRQTDGRTDGQRDGQTDGRIDGQTDRWKDRRTEKRTDRWKDRRIERWTDRWKDRWTERWTERQKDRETGKWKDRRTDGRTDGQRDGQRDKKTDGQRDGRTDGQRDGQTEGRTDGQRDGQTEGRTDGQRDGRTDGQRDGQTEGRTDGQRDGQTEGRTDGRRNGQTDGRTDGQTDRWKDRRMYGSLQV from the coding sequence ATGGAAGGACAGACGGACAGAGAGAGACGGACAgagagatggacagacagatggaaggacagacagacagagagacggaaggacagacggacagagagatggacagacagatggaaggacagatggacagagagaCAAAAGGACAGAGAGACAGGGAAATGGaaggacagacggacagatggaaggacagatggacagagatggacagagagacaaaaggacagatggacagagagatggaaggacagatggacagagagacggacagacagaaggaaggacagatggacagagagatggacagacagatggaaggacagatggacggagaaacggacagacagatggaaTGGCAGACTAACAGAGAGATGGACAGAGAGACAAaaggacagatggacagacagaaggacagatggacagagagacagacagacagatggaaggacagatggacagagagacggacagacagatggaaggatagacggacagacagacagatggaaggacagacggacggagaaacggacagacagatggaagGACAGACGGATAgagagatggacagacagatggaagGATAGATGGACAGAGAGATGGACAGAGAGACAAAAGGACAGAGAGACAGGGAAATGGaaggacagacggacagatggaaggacagatggacagagagatggacagagagacaaaaaaacagatggacagagagatggaaggacagatggacagagagacggacagacagaaggaaggacagatggacagagagacggacagacagaaggaaggacagatggacagagagacggaaggacagatggacagagagacggacagacagaaggaaggacagatggacagagagacggacagacagaaggaaggacagacggacggagaaacggacagacagatggaaggacagacggacagacagacagatggaaggACAGACGGATGTACGGCTCTCTGCAGGTCTGA
- the LOC127496267 gene encoding transcriptional repressor p66-alpha-like isoform X2, with amino-acid sequence MSEEAVRRTRSQKRALERESLPADSKRLKLDGVERSRASSILSGGEVKATIKVELQTRDEPMDVSAGNTEMKRERRSSSPDDVIVLSDEAPSPQVNGGNHLKELDADLLMRSSAEERKRVVKQLKEELRLEEAKLILLKKIRHSQINKDSSGQKPAVSVSNTPLVKSSATAKAAQPVVSARASGTVIPPPLVRGGQVSKQGSASAQIIMPPLVRGAQSISVSPQQISSLRQQQNSTSGPPPLLLAPRATVTSVQGHKIIQPGLIRMTTIPSASLLVSINQAAGANLKSSSAASNASESPASRQAAAKLALRKQLEKALLEIPPPKPPAPEFNFLPSAANNEFIYLLGLEEVVQNLLESLGRGKQGLYAGLVVSAGEPSCCSQCKTDFTCRWRKDKGGATMCEQCMSSNHKKVLKAEHTNRLKAAFVKALQQEQEIEQRILQQSTPPASSSSSSSSSAHGVKQRSLQQTMSRHPTAIKQVSPSSRSVQQSAAGIRAVPHSFSPSSQLQNAVAAAALVNRPGKHAVRQGSKVSRGSSRSSDPTTSSGWRKQSRGAAGVTMAYVNPSLSVHKTSSSAVERHREYLLDMIPSRSVSQPTNTWK; translated from the exons ATGTCTGAGGAGGCGGTGCGGCGGACGCGCAGTCAGAAGCGCGCACTGGAGAGGGAGTCTCTGCCCGCGGACAGCAAGCGTCTGAAGCTGGATGGCGTCGAGCGGTCCAGAGCCTCCAGCATCCTGAGCGGCGGAGAGGTGAAGGCCACCATCAAAGTGGAGCTCCAGACGAGAGACGAGCCCATGGACGTGAGCGCCGGCAACAC tgagatgaagagagagaggaggtCTTCGTCGCCTGATGATGTCATCGTGCTGTCCGACGAGGCGCCCAGTCCGCAGGTGAACGGCGGGAATCACTTAAAAGAGCTGGACGCGGATCTGCTGATG aggaGTTCTGCAGAGGAGCGCAAGCGTGTCGTTAAGCAGCTGAAGGAGGAGCTGCGCTTAGAGGAGGCCAAACTGATCCTGCTGAAGAAAATCAGACACAGTCAAATAAACAAAGACTCCAGCGGACAGAAG CCGGCGGTTTCTGTGTCCAACACTCCTCTGGTGAAGAGCTCTGCTACTGCTAAAGCTGCACAACCT GTGGTTTCCGCTCGGGCTTCTGGGACGGTGATTCCTCCTCCGCTGGTGCGCGGCGGTCAGGTGTCCAAACAGGGCTCTGCGAGCGCTCAGATCATCATGCCTCCGCTGGTCAGAGGAGCTCAG TCGATCTCCGTGTCGCCGCAGCAGATCTCCAGCCTGAGACAGCAGCAGAACTCCACGTCAGGTCCTCCTCCGCTCCTGCTCGCGCCCAGAGCCACTGTGACCAGCGTCCAGGGACACAAGATCATCCAGCCCGGCCTCATACGCATGACCACCATCCCCAGCGCCAGCCTGCTGGTCAGCATCAATCAG GCCGCAGGCGCAAACCTCAAGTCCTCCAGCGCTGCGTCGAACGCTAGCGAATCTCCGGCCAGCCGTCAGGCGGCGGCGAAACTGGCGCTGCGCAAACAGCTGGAGAAAGCGCTGCTGGAGATCCCACCGCCCAAACCGCCCGCGCCAGAGTTCAACTTCCTGCCTTCGGCCGCCAATAACGAGTTCATCTACCTGCTGGGGCTGGAGGAGGTGGTGCAGAACCTGCTGGAGTCTCTGGGCCGAG gtAAACAGGGTCTGTACGCCGGTTTAGTGGTCAGCGCTGGAGAGCCGTCCTGCTGCTCTCAGTGTAAGACGGACTTCACCTGCCGCTGGCGCAAAGACAAGGGCGGAGCCACGATGTGTGAGCAGTGCATGTCGTCCAATCACAAGAAGGTCCTGAAGGCCGAGCACACCAATCGGCTGAAGGCGGCGTTCGTGAAGGCGCTTCAGCAGGAGCAGGAGATCGAGCAGCGCATCCTGCAGCAGTCCACGCCCCCTgcctcttcatcatcatcatcatcctcctctGCTCACGGGGTGAAACAGCGCTCGCTGCAGCAGACGATGAGCCGCCACCCTACAGCCATCAAACAG GTTTCTCCGTCGTCCCGTAGCGTGCAGCAGTCCGCGGCCGGGATACGCGCCGTCCCGCACTCCTTCTCGCCCTCCTCTCAACTGCAGAACGCAGTGGCGGCCGCCGCACTGGTCAACAGGCCAGGTAAGCATGCAGTGCGTCAggggtcaaaggtcagcagAGGCAGCAGCAGGAGCTCCGACCCCACGACCTCCTCCGGCTGGAGGAAGCAGAGCCGCGGCGCAGCAG
- the LOC127496267 gene encoding transcriptional repressor p66-alpha-like isoform X1: MSEEAVRRTRSQKRALERESLPADSKRLKLDGVERSRASSILSGGEVKATIKVELQTRDEPMDVSAGNTEMKRERRSSSPDDVIVLSDEAPSPQVNGGNHLKELDADLLMRSSAEERKRVVKQLKEELRLEEAKLILLKKIRHSQINKDSSGQKPAVSVSNTPLVKSSATAKAAQPQVVSARASGTVIPPPLVRGGQVSKQGSASAQIIMPPLVRGAQSISVSPQQISSLRQQQNSTSGPPPLLLAPRATVTSVQGHKIIQPGLIRMTTIPSASLLVSINQAAGANLKSSSAASNASESPASRQAAAKLALRKQLEKALLEIPPPKPPAPEFNFLPSAANNEFIYLLGLEEVVQNLLESLGRGKQGLYAGLVVSAGEPSCCSQCKTDFTCRWRKDKGGATMCEQCMSSNHKKVLKAEHTNRLKAAFVKALQQEQEIEQRILQQSTPPASSSSSSSSSAHGVKQRSLQQTMSRHPTAIKQVSPSSRSVQQSAAGIRAVPHSFSPSSQLQNAVAAAALVNRPGKHAVRQGSKVSRGSSRSSDPTTSSGWRKQSRGAAGVTMAYVNPSLSVHKTSSSAVERHREYLLDMIPSRSVSQPTNTWK, translated from the exons ATGTCTGAGGAGGCGGTGCGGCGGACGCGCAGTCAGAAGCGCGCACTGGAGAGGGAGTCTCTGCCCGCGGACAGCAAGCGTCTGAAGCTGGATGGCGTCGAGCGGTCCAGAGCCTCCAGCATCCTGAGCGGCGGAGAGGTGAAGGCCACCATCAAAGTGGAGCTCCAGACGAGAGACGAGCCCATGGACGTGAGCGCCGGCAACAC tgagatgaagagagagaggaggtCTTCGTCGCCTGATGATGTCATCGTGCTGTCCGACGAGGCGCCCAGTCCGCAGGTGAACGGCGGGAATCACTTAAAAGAGCTGGACGCGGATCTGCTGATG aggaGTTCTGCAGAGGAGCGCAAGCGTGTCGTTAAGCAGCTGAAGGAGGAGCTGCGCTTAGAGGAGGCCAAACTGATCCTGCTGAAGAAAATCAGACACAGTCAAATAAACAAAGACTCCAGCGGACAGAAG CCGGCGGTTTCTGTGTCCAACACTCCTCTGGTGAAGAGCTCTGCTACTGCTAAAGCTGCACAACCT CAGGTGGTTTCCGCTCGGGCTTCTGGGACGGTGATTCCTCCTCCGCTGGTGCGCGGCGGTCAGGTGTCCAAACAGGGCTCTGCGAGCGCTCAGATCATCATGCCTCCGCTGGTCAGAGGAGCTCAG TCGATCTCCGTGTCGCCGCAGCAGATCTCCAGCCTGAGACAGCAGCAGAACTCCACGTCAGGTCCTCCTCCGCTCCTGCTCGCGCCCAGAGCCACTGTGACCAGCGTCCAGGGACACAAGATCATCCAGCCCGGCCTCATACGCATGACCACCATCCCCAGCGCCAGCCTGCTGGTCAGCATCAATCAG GCCGCAGGCGCAAACCTCAAGTCCTCCAGCGCTGCGTCGAACGCTAGCGAATCTCCGGCCAGCCGTCAGGCGGCGGCGAAACTGGCGCTGCGCAAACAGCTGGAGAAAGCGCTGCTGGAGATCCCACCGCCCAAACCGCCCGCGCCAGAGTTCAACTTCCTGCCTTCGGCCGCCAATAACGAGTTCATCTACCTGCTGGGGCTGGAGGAGGTGGTGCAGAACCTGCTGGAGTCTCTGGGCCGAG gtAAACAGGGTCTGTACGCCGGTTTAGTGGTCAGCGCTGGAGAGCCGTCCTGCTGCTCTCAGTGTAAGACGGACTTCACCTGCCGCTGGCGCAAAGACAAGGGCGGAGCCACGATGTGTGAGCAGTGCATGTCGTCCAATCACAAGAAGGTCCTGAAGGCCGAGCACACCAATCGGCTGAAGGCGGCGTTCGTGAAGGCGCTTCAGCAGGAGCAGGAGATCGAGCAGCGCATCCTGCAGCAGTCCACGCCCCCTgcctcttcatcatcatcatcatcctcctctGCTCACGGGGTGAAACAGCGCTCGCTGCAGCAGACGATGAGCCGCCACCCTACAGCCATCAAACAG GTTTCTCCGTCGTCCCGTAGCGTGCAGCAGTCCGCGGCCGGGATACGCGCCGTCCCGCACTCCTTCTCGCCCTCCTCTCAACTGCAGAACGCAGTGGCGGCCGCCGCACTGGTCAACAGGCCAGGTAAGCATGCAGTGCGTCAggggtcaaaggtcagcagAGGCAGCAGCAGGAGCTCCGACCCCACGACCTCCTCCGGCTGGAGGAAGCAGAGCCGCGGCGCAGCAG
- the LOC127496267 gene encoding transcriptional repressor p66-alpha-like isoform X4 has protein sequence MSEEAVRRTRSQKRALERESLPADSKRLKLDGVERSRASSILSGGEVKATIKVELQTRDEPMDVSAGNTEMKRERRSSSPDDVIVLSDEAPSPQVNGGNHLKELDADLLMRSSAEERKRVVKQLKEELRLEEAKLILLKKIRHSQINKDSSGQKPAVSVSNTPLVKSSATAKAAQPQVVSARASGTVIPPPLVRGGQVSKQGSASAQIIMPPLVRGAQSISVSPQQISSLRQQQNSTSGPPPLLLAPRATVTSVQGHKIIQPGLIRMTTIPSASLLVSINQAAGANLKSSSAASNASESPASRQAAAKLALRKQLEKALLEIPPPKPPAPEFNFLPSAANNEFIYLLGLEEVVQNLLESLGRGKQGLYAGLVVSAGEPSCCSQCKTDFTCRWRKDKGGATMCEQCMSSNHKKVLKAEHTNRLKAAFVKALQQEQEIEQRILQQSTPPASSSSSSSSSAHGVKQRSLQQTMSRHPTAIKQVSPSSRSVQQSAAGIRAVPHSFSPSSQLQNAVAAAALVNRPGVTMAYVNPSLSVHKTSSSAVERHREYLLDMIPSRSVSQPTNTWK, from the exons ATGTCTGAGGAGGCGGTGCGGCGGACGCGCAGTCAGAAGCGCGCACTGGAGAGGGAGTCTCTGCCCGCGGACAGCAAGCGTCTGAAGCTGGATGGCGTCGAGCGGTCCAGAGCCTCCAGCATCCTGAGCGGCGGAGAGGTGAAGGCCACCATCAAAGTGGAGCTCCAGACGAGAGACGAGCCCATGGACGTGAGCGCCGGCAACAC tgagatgaagagagagaggaggtCTTCGTCGCCTGATGATGTCATCGTGCTGTCCGACGAGGCGCCCAGTCCGCAGGTGAACGGCGGGAATCACTTAAAAGAGCTGGACGCGGATCTGCTGATG aggaGTTCTGCAGAGGAGCGCAAGCGTGTCGTTAAGCAGCTGAAGGAGGAGCTGCGCTTAGAGGAGGCCAAACTGATCCTGCTGAAGAAAATCAGACACAGTCAAATAAACAAAGACTCCAGCGGACAGAAG CCGGCGGTTTCTGTGTCCAACACTCCTCTGGTGAAGAGCTCTGCTACTGCTAAAGCTGCACAACCT CAGGTGGTTTCCGCTCGGGCTTCTGGGACGGTGATTCCTCCTCCGCTGGTGCGCGGCGGTCAGGTGTCCAAACAGGGCTCTGCGAGCGCTCAGATCATCATGCCTCCGCTGGTCAGAGGAGCTCAG TCGATCTCCGTGTCGCCGCAGCAGATCTCCAGCCTGAGACAGCAGCAGAACTCCACGTCAGGTCCTCCTCCGCTCCTGCTCGCGCCCAGAGCCACTGTGACCAGCGTCCAGGGACACAAGATCATCCAGCCCGGCCTCATACGCATGACCACCATCCCCAGCGCCAGCCTGCTGGTCAGCATCAATCAG GCCGCAGGCGCAAACCTCAAGTCCTCCAGCGCTGCGTCGAACGCTAGCGAATCTCCGGCCAGCCGTCAGGCGGCGGCGAAACTGGCGCTGCGCAAACAGCTGGAGAAAGCGCTGCTGGAGATCCCACCGCCCAAACCGCCCGCGCCAGAGTTCAACTTCCTGCCTTCGGCCGCCAATAACGAGTTCATCTACCTGCTGGGGCTGGAGGAGGTGGTGCAGAACCTGCTGGAGTCTCTGGGCCGAG gtAAACAGGGTCTGTACGCCGGTTTAGTGGTCAGCGCTGGAGAGCCGTCCTGCTGCTCTCAGTGTAAGACGGACTTCACCTGCCGCTGGCGCAAAGACAAGGGCGGAGCCACGATGTGTGAGCAGTGCATGTCGTCCAATCACAAGAAGGTCCTGAAGGCCGAGCACACCAATCGGCTGAAGGCGGCGTTCGTGAAGGCGCTTCAGCAGGAGCAGGAGATCGAGCAGCGCATCCTGCAGCAGTCCACGCCCCCTgcctcttcatcatcatcatcatcctcctctGCTCACGGGGTGAAACAGCGCTCGCTGCAGCAGACGATGAGCCGCCACCCTACAGCCATCAAACAG GTTTCTCCGTCGTCCCGTAGCGTGCAGCAGTCCGCGGCCGGGATACGCGCCGTCCCGCACTCCTTCTCGCCCTCCTCTCAACTGCAGAACGCAGTGGCGGCCGCCGCACTGGTCAACAGGCCAG
- the LOC127496267 gene encoding transcriptional repressor p66-alpha-like isoform X3 gives MSEEAVRRTRSQKRALERESLPADSKRLKLDGVERSRASSILSGGEVKATIKVELQTRDEPMDVSAGNTEMKRERRSSSPDDVIVLSDEAPSPQVNGGNHLKELDADLLMRSSAEERKRVVKQLKEELRLEEAKLILLKKIRHSQINKDSSGQKPAVSVSNTPLVKSSATAKAAQPQVVSARASGTVIPPPLVRGGQVSKQGSASAQIIMPPLVRGAQSISVSPQQISSLRQQQNSTSGPPPLLLAPRATVTSVQGHKIIQPGLIRMTTIPSASLLAAGANLKSSSAASNASESPASRQAAAKLALRKQLEKALLEIPPPKPPAPEFNFLPSAANNEFIYLLGLEEVVQNLLESLGRGKQGLYAGLVVSAGEPSCCSQCKTDFTCRWRKDKGGATMCEQCMSSNHKKVLKAEHTNRLKAAFVKALQQEQEIEQRILQQSTPPASSSSSSSSSAHGVKQRSLQQTMSRHPTAIKQVSPSSRSVQQSAAGIRAVPHSFSPSSQLQNAVAAAALVNRPGKHAVRQGSKVSRGSSRSSDPTTSSGWRKQSRGAAGVTMAYVNPSLSVHKTSSSAVERHREYLLDMIPSRSVSQPTNTWK, from the exons ATGTCTGAGGAGGCGGTGCGGCGGACGCGCAGTCAGAAGCGCGCACTGGAGAGGGAGTCTCTGCCCGCGGACAGCAAGCGTCTGAAGCTGGATGGCGTCGAGCGGTCCAGAGCCTCCAGCATCCTGAGCGGCGGAGAGGTGAAGGCCACCATCAAAGTGGAGCTCCAGACGAGAGACGAGCCCATGGACGTGAGCGCCGGCAACAC tgagatgaagagagagaggaggtCTTCGTCGCCTGATGATGTCATCGTGCTGTCCGACGAGGCGCCCAGTCCGCAGGTGAACGGCGGGAATCACTTAAAAGAGCTGGACGCGGATCTGCTGATG aggaGTTCTGCAGAGGAGCGCAAGCGTGTCGTTAAGCAGCTGAAGGAGGAGCTGCGCTTAGAGGAGGCCAAACTGATCCTGCTGAAGAAAATCAGACACAGTCAAATAAACAAAGACTCCAGCGGACAGAAG CCGGCGGTTTCTGTGTCCAACACTCCTCTGGTGAAGAGCTCTGCTACTGCTAAAGCTGCACAACCT CAGGTGGTTTCCGCTCGGGCTTCTGGGACGGTGATTCCTCCTCCGCTGGTGCGCGGCGGTCAGGTGTCCAAACAGGGCTCTGCGAGCGCTCAGATCATCATGCCTCCGCTGGTCAGAGGAGCTCAG TCGATCTCCGTGTCGCCGCAGCAGATCTCCAGCCTGAGACAGCAGCAGAACTCCACGTCAGGTCCTCCTCCGCTCCTGCTCGCGCCCAGAGCCACTGTGACCAGCGTCCAGGGACACAAGATCATCCAGCCCGGCCTCATACGCATGACCACCATCCCCAGCGCCAGCCTGCTG GCCGCAGGCGCAAACCTCAAGTCCTCCAGCGCTGCGTCGAACGCTAGCGAATCTCCGGCCAGCCGTCAGGCGGCGGCGAAACTGGCGCTGCGCAAACAGCTGGAGAAAGCGCTGCTGGAGATCCCACCGCCCAAACCGCCCGCGCCAGAGTTCAACTTCCTGCCTTCGGCCGCCAATAACGAGTTCATCTACCTGCTGGGGCTGGAGGAGGTGGTGCAGAACCTGCTGGAGTCTCTGGGCCGAG gtAAACAGGGTCTGTACGCCGGTTTAGTGGTCAGCGCTGGAGAGCCGTCCTGCTGCTCTCAGTGTAAGACGGACTTCACCTGCCGCTGGCGCAAAGACAAGGGCGGAGCCACGATGTGTGAGCAGTGCATGTCGTCCAATCACAAGAAGGTCCTGAAGGCCGAGCACACCAATCGGCTGAAGGCGGCGTTCGTGAAGGCGCTTCAGCAGGAGCAGGAGATCGAGCAGCGCATCCTGCAGCAGTCCACGCCCCCTgcctcttcatcatcatcatcatcctcctctGCTCACGGGGTGAAACAGCGCTCGCTGCAGCAGACGATGAGCCGCCACCCTACAGCCATCAAACAG GTTTCTCCGTCGTCCCGTAGCGTGCAGCAGTCCGCGGCCGGGATACGCGCCGTCCCGCACTCCTTCTCGCCCTCCTCTCAACTGCAGAACGCAGTGGCGGCCGCCGCACTGGTCAACAGGCCAGGTAAGCATGCAGTGCGTCAggggtcaaaggtcagcagAGGCAGCAGCAGGAGCTCCGACCCCACGACCTCCTCCGGCTGGAGGAAGCAGAGCCGCGGCGCAGCAG
- the LOC127496267 gene encoding transcriptional repressor p66-alpha-like isoform X5, with protein sequence MKRERRSSSPDDVIVLSDEAPSPQVNGGNHLKELDADLLMRSSAEERKRVVKQLKEELRLEEAKLILLKKIRHSQINKDSSGQKPAVSVSNTPLVKSSATAKAAQPQVVSARASGTVIPPPLVRGGQVSKQGSASAQIIMPPLVRGAQSISVSPQQISSLRQQQNSTSGPPPLLLAPRATVTSVQGHKIIQPGLIRMTTIPSASLLVSINQAAGANLKSSSAASNASESPASRQAAAKLALRKQLEKALLEIPPPKPPAPEFNFLPSAANNEFIYLLGLEEVVQNLLESLGRGKQGLYAGLVVSAGEPSCCSQCKTDFTCRWRKDKGGATMCEQCMSSNHKKVLKAEHTNRLKAAFVKALQQEQEIEQRILQQSTPPASSSSSSSSSAHGVKQRSLQQTMSRHPTAIKQVSPSSRSVQQSAAGIRAVPHSFSPSSQLQNAVAAAALVNRPGKHAVRQGSKVSRGSSRSSDPTTSSGWRKQSRGAAGVTMAYVNPSLSVHKTSSSAVERHREYLLDMIPSRSVSQPTNTWK encoded by the exons atgaagagagagaggaggtCTTCGTCGCCTGATGATGTCATCGTGCTGTCCGACGAGGCGCCCAGTCCGCAGGTGAACGGCGGGAATCACTTAAAAGAGCTGGACGCGGATCTGCTGATG aggaGTTCTGCAGAGGAGCGCAAGCGTGTCGTTAAGCAGCTGAAGGAGGAGCTGCGCTTAGAGGAGGCCAAACTGATCCTGCTGAAGAAAATCAGACACAGTCAAATAAACAAAGACTCCAGCGGACAGAAG CCGGCGGTTTCTGTGTCCAACACTCCTCTGGTGAAGAGCTCTGCTACTGCTAAAGCTGCACAACCT CAGGTGGTTTCCGCTCGGGCTTCTGGGACGGTGATTCCTCCTCCGCTGGTGCGCGGCGGTCAGGTGTCCAAACAGGGCTCTGCGAGCGCTCAGATCATCATGCCTCCGCTGGTCAGAGGAGCTCAG TCGATCTCCGTGTCGCCGCAGCAGATCTCCAGCCTGAGACAGCAGCAGAACTCCACGTCAGGTCCTCCTCCGCTCCTGCTCGCGCCCAGAGCCACTGTGACCAGCGTCCAGGGACACAAGATCATCCAGCCCGGCCTCATACGCATGACCACCATCCCCAGCGCCAGCCTGCTGGTCAGCATCAATCAG GCCGCAGGCGCAAACCTCAAGTCCTCCAGCGCTGCGTCGAACGCTAGCGAATCTCCGGCCAGCCGTCAGGCGGCGGCGAAACTGGCGCTGCGCAAACAGCTGGAGAAAGCGCTGCTGGAGATCCCACCGCCCAAACCGCCCGCGCCAGAGTTCAACTTCCTGCCTTCGGCCGCCAATAACGAGTTCATCTACCTGCTGGGGCTGGAGGAGGTGGTGCAGAACCTGCTGGAGTCTCTGGGCCGAG gtAAACAGGGTCTGTACGCCGGTTTAGTGGTCAGCGCTGGAGAGCCGTCCTGCTGCTCTCAGTGTAAGACGGACTTCACCTGCCGCTGGCGCAAAGACAAGGGCGGAGCCACGATGTGTGAGCAGTGCATGTCGTCCAATCACAAGAAGGTCCTGAAGGCCGAGCACACCAATCGGCTGAAGGCGGCGTTCGTGAAGGCGCTTCAGCAGGAGCAGGAGATCGAGCAGCGCATCCTGCAGCAGTCCACGCCCCCTgcctcttcatcatcatcatcatcctcctctGCTCACGGGGTGAAACAGCGCTCGCTGCAGCAGACGATGAGCCGCCACCCTACAGCCATCAAACAG GTTTCTCCGTCGTCCCGTAGCGTGCAGCAGTCCGCGGCCGGGATACGCGCCGTCCCGCACTCCTTCTCGCCCTCCTCTCAACTGCAGAACGCAGTGGCGGCCGCCGCACTGGTCAACAGGCCAGGTAAGCATGCAGTGCGTCAggggtcaaaggtcagcagAGGCAGCAGCAGGAGCTCCGACCCCACGACCTCCTCCGGCTGGAGGAAGCAGAGCCGCGGCGCAGCAG